The genomic DNA CCGGTGGCCCTTGGGAAGTTAGCTGGGTTGGGGCCTAGTGGCCCAGAGGCTCTTGGGAAAATTGCTGGATTTGAGCCCTGGAGGCCAGCAGACCTCTGAAAGGTACCTGGATTTGAGGCCAATGTGCCAGAAGACTGAGAGAAGGCAGTTGGGTTCAGTCCTCCTGATCCTGACCCTCTTGGGAAGGCTCCAGCATTTACCCCCATGGGGCCACCTGGCCTTGAAAAATGAGCTGAATTAGGGCCCATGGGACCAGGAGCCCTTGACATGGAAGAGGGATTTGGCCCTGGAAGGCCAATGCCTCGGGAGCTAGGACCTGTGTTTGGGCCTATGGGGCCAGGTACTCTTGTCATGGTGGGTGGATTTGTGCCCATGTTTCCAGAAGCCTGTGAAAAAGCAGCTGAATTTGCTCCTAAAAGACCTGCTGCCCTTAGAATGGGGGCAAGATCTAAGCCTTGAGGTCCAGCCATTCTTAAATTAAGACCAGATCCTGTACCCAAGAGGCCACCTGCTCTGGTATCCAGATTTGGGCCTGGGCCTAGGCCACTAGCTCTTGGGTTGGGCCCAAGGCCTGGACCTAAGCCACATGCTCGTGGGTTGGGCCCCAGGCCTGAGCCTGGAAACATACCCGATCTAGGAGCCGGGTTTGTACCTAAAAAGCTTGACCTCATATTAGGACTTGGTCCAGGGCCCAGGCCAACTGGCCTAGGATTGGGAGGACCAGTTCCAGAGGACAAAACACCTGCTCTCAGGTTGGGTCCACATCCAGGGCCCATGGGGCCACCACCTCTAGGGTCAGGACTGGCTCCTAGAAGTCCACCTGCCCTTGGGTTGGCCATAGGACCAGGACCAGGAAGCCCTCCTAATCTGGGGTTAGACATAGGCCCTGGGCCTGGAAGAGTCCCTGTTCTAGGGTTTAAACCTGGTCCTGGTCCCAAAAGGCCACCTGGCCTTGGGAAGGAAACTGCACCTGTGCCAGTGGGATTCATCCCTCTTGGAAAAGAAGCCATGCTTGGGTCACGAGCACCAGCAGGAAAATGTGCTGGATTCGATCCCAATGAGCCTGATGTACTTGGAAAAGGAGCTGGATTCCTCGGAAATGGAGCCAGGTTTCCACCAAGAGAACCTGCTGCCATAAGAAAAGGATCTGAGTTCACACCCATTGGGTGGCCTGTGCTCATGACAGGCCCTCCCTGTGGTCCCAGGGAGCCGTCTAGCCGTCCTCGAGGTGGCAATGGAGCACGAGTCCAAGGAGTTGGCCGCTCTCTAGGGAAAATCCGGGGTTCTTTCATACTTTCTTGGGGACGTTGGTGATAATAGGCTTGGGGCGAGTTTTGAAAAGGATCTTGTTCTTGATGAGTGCTGTCACCAAGTACCGGGTGCCAGTCTCTCGACCAAGCTCGTCACAGTCCTGCTCGCCAGGAGTGTGTTTGACAAGGACTGCGAAAGGTTTCTCCAGGTGGATGATCTTCCCATACAGGATATGATGCCCCACGATCAGCACAGGGATTCCCTTTGGCAGAACAAGAAGGAGATGCCTGAGGATGAGGGCAAGGCCATTCCTCTCAGGTGCCTTTTAAAGCTGCTCTTGGCAGCAATGCTGGCACCTCCAGTCCCCGGTCTGGCTCCATCACTGTTAAAACACCACATTGGGCAATCCACCCTTGTgccctttttattctttctagcCCCACGTGAGGAGCATTTCTACTTATAGGACCCTTACAGATTCCCCAAGGCTCCATTTCCCTGCTATTGTAGAAGTTGGGGGGACAGCAAGCAAACAGTACTGCAGACTGGCTAAGCCTCACACAACAAACCTGAGGACAGTCCTCACGCTAGGTCCTGGGAGCACCACCTTGGTGTAGCTTGCTTTACTGAGGCTTAAGGCAGGGAAAGAAAAGCCCCCTCACCTCAGTGGTGTAATGTAGGTCTCCCAGGAGGTTTCCAGCTAATCCAGTGCTGTAGCGAGCCTCGATCTCCCCCTGTAGCTCCATCAGCACCCATTCTGCCAGGCCTCCAGCCCCCGTACTGCAAGCAAAGGGCTGGCGGTTACAATATTTTTGAGCGGTGAAGGATGAGTAGTGTCCTATACCTACACCACCACTAGAGGCCCAAGGGAACTCTTGGCTGAATACAAGTGGTTAGGAAACTGggcagttctgggaactgaaacaGAGATCTTAGGAGAATACTTATGTGAGAGGTACCTGAGAACCCTGAGTCTTCCAGGAGAGTGTGAGACCAGCATAGCCCTGGACATTTACGCTGAGTCAAATCTTAAAATGTACTCACCTGGAAATGACAATTTGCACCATGAgccttccttctttaaaaaggcaacggaaaaactagaaaaaatgaaaacaccttTTAGGACAGCAATAATTACAGCTAATATTTATCCCTTAactttaagacaggatctctagcccaggctgcccttgaatccctatgtagctgaggatgaccttgatttcccaattcttctgcctccacctccagcttACCTGTTGCTAGGGAcccaacccagggcttcacacacgCTAGGCcaacattctaccaactgagtttTAGATTCTCAGTGCCATGTGTGGCATGTACTTAGAATTCTAAGTGCTTTTAGACCTGTTACTCTATTGCCCTAGCAATGTCAAAAGGGCTAGGCTTTCTTGCTGATTCTGAATTTAAAGATTACAGCTATTAATGGCAATCCTTGGAACAGTGATAagctggtttctctttctttctttttcttccttttttgttttgttttgttttttgtttttgagacagggtttcactatgtaactggctgttctggaactatgtagaccagactggcctcaaactcagagatccatttgcctctgtctctgcctaaTGAGTTGTatgcttaaaggcatgtgccaccacctctggtAGTAAGCTGATTTCTGGTAGTAAGCTCAACTACACTGATCACCTTTAACTTAGATGTGTGGGGTGTGGCGATGGTGGTTGGTGAAATTCCTGTACTTTCACATTACACAACAGCGCCACCAGGTGGCAACTTGGAAAACCGTAAAAGCATGAAGCTATCTGGCTTCAATTGCCCTTATGTCTGCCATTCATTGAGAGAGAGGCAGGCTAAGATTGGGTTGGGGGACCAAAACCAGAGTTTCTGGTTGTCTTTTGAGTAAGACGATATACAGAGTGTTACCATCCGTGGCATAAAAAGTAAACAGGTTTTATACTGTACTCAAACTCAGCAAATTActaatcaggattttttttcttctgttttttggtttgtttggtttttttcctgtttaagcCAAGGTCTTGCAACAcaaccaaggctggcctgggactcagtaTGGTATACTCCTACCTTATCCTCCACAGAAGTAGGACTACAGCATGCCATGCAACAGGCGTCTTCACGGGCTATTGTCACTGTGGACCTCCAGTAGGAGTATATTATGACAGAACCTCTCTCCAGAGCACCAAACACACTGGGTCTGCAGTTAATATATCTGGTTCTTTactatgcacatgtgtacatggtaTCTcaacccacatggcaactcagaTAATAAGCACTTATTGCTTATTATTGCAGGTAAGGCTACTGggtcatatacacataaaaatcacGTATTCATATATGGTACACACTCAACTAGAGTACAGATAGTAAAGCCAAGACAGGAAACTGGGCCATCTAGTTACTTAATTTTCCCTTCCCAAAGGAAGGGACCAAGTGCCACCAAGAACAAAAAGGAATCAAGAAACTAGGCAGCCAGTGGCAAGTACTGTTCACAACAGCAAGAGCACCAAGCCTAGAACTTCGAATACATTAGGCCTCTGTACCCAAACAGGTCGTGGACCCACTAAGAAAAGGCTTTGAAGGCAAAGATCTTTGTATATGTAACAAGACTATTCAAAGAACCTATTCTGAGtagttttttgagtcaaggtccaTCTTTGAACTTGAAATCCTTCTGTTTCAATCTCCTGAATACTGGATTAAAGATACGCAGCACCAGGCCCTGCTTCCAAAGCACTTCTAAAGTGAAAGAATCCAAGTTCAGAAGGCTGAAGTTCAGGCCCCGGCTTGTAAAGCGAAAAGCTACTGCATGACGACGCACGGGTCGCTGAATGACGAGGGCCAACTCCTGCATTGTGACTCTAAATTAGTGTGCCGACTAAACAGTACACATGCAAGACCCTTTAGACCCGTCCTACTGAGAACAGCTCATTTTTTTAGATTGTGAAGCAATTCAGCATTTTGACAGTCTAATTTTTACTATAATTCATAAAGTATGCAATGCCCAGGCTGTGAAAGGCTGCACAGACCAAGTTCTTTCCATTACGCTTTTTTTGACTGATGATGTAGTTGGGATAGGGTGAGTATATGCTGCAACAAAATAAAGTGCTCTAAGGAAAGCAATGGGCAAGTCACATATGATATTCTAAgcacaggaaagaagagaaaaaccttcttcctgggtctggggagatggttcagtaatgCAAGTATGAACGCCACCTGAGTtccaatctccagcacccatgaaaACACTAAGCATACAGGGTTAGCACCTGCACCTGCAGTGGCCTTATGACGCAAGGCAAAAGAGAATCCTTGAAAGCTTAAAGGTGTGCAGTGGGAACACCCAAGACTCAAGACAGAAGGCAAGGACTCACGTCTAATGTTGTGctccatatacacatgcagacatacagcATACACACCTACTAAATACACCTCCTGAAACCTAATTTCTATCTTCGTGTGTTTTTATCCACAGGAATGAGATAGGTTAGAGATAACGTGGATGCAAGGCATTTTCAGTGCATTCTTTACTTCCTGGACAGTCTCATATCAGAATAAGAATTCACAATGGACTAGGAAAAGCAGACATCTGACCTCTGAGCCAGGGTGGCACTTGCATACCTACCCATGCAGCTGTAATCGAAAATATCCATCTTTATATACAGATGCAGGAGGCCTTGCCCGACTTATTTCTATTAATACTGGTAAACATCTGACAATGCCAGATGGAAAATAGTAATTTTGTGGCCCACAGCCTGGCCATTCTGATGCTGTGCCACATCAATCCTGTAAAATTTGTCTTATACTGACTCTAACTGGAAGGTTTACGTTTATATAAAAAGCAGCTCTGTGTCAGTCTAGCATACAGGTACCTGCATATTAATATGATTGTATTTATGTCATTTGTGTATGTGAGGGTATATTTACATGTAAGAAACATTGGGGAGTGCTTAAATTCTCTTTAGTAAACTTGAAAATTCTACTTTCAGGCCTTAAAATTTCCTGTAGCATCTAAATTCTAGTACTCCTTTTCTTGCTCCTTGAGATTACTAGACAACTGTCTATAGGGCTAGATTAAGTATTGATCTGAGGACATAACTGATGGAGTAGGACCATGTATTACAGTTAGCATACAGTTTTATTTAAAAGGCCATGAAAGGCCAgatatggtggtgtgtgcctgcaagcccagcactTGTTAGGCCGAAGCAGGAGGACTGAGTTCCTAccagctacacagtaagaccctgtctctaaaaacaaagatGGACATGAGAGCAATCATCTTAATCTGTACCTATCTCCTCGTGAATagacaggaggaaagaaaggccGAACAAGAGATGGAGGCCAAGGATAGTATAAGCAGAACACCTATAATTGAAACCATGAAATGCTTCCAAAtatgaaaaaatcaaaacacagtaTTAGGGTGCAGGTCTCAAATTTCAGTATTTTTCAGTTCTATCAGCTCAGGGATGCTCATATGCTAAACCTATGCAAATATTCCAATGTCTGAAGCACTTTTCGGGTGAACGTTGAATGCAGCTTAACCTGTAACAAGCCGAATTCTGTCAGTagttaacaaaaaacaaaaatattacaacAAAAAATTCTCTGTATAGCATCAATTTATGCGTCTTCAGTCTCACTTCATTCTAACACTAAGAGACTACCACAATTTCTTGGTTGGCCTAAGATGTGGCTTGTTTACAAAGCAGTACAGTGTTACAATACAAAGAGCTCACACCAATTATATTTATGGAACATTTACTGGATTACCTCATTTCATCCTGACAAGCAGCTGTAGTGAGGCATGGTCATCACACTCCTTTACAGATAAGGAACAGGTTTAACAGCTAAAGGCTAAGCAACTGGTCACATGACTAATAAATAGTAAAGTTAGATGTGGCCTTTAACCACTCCAAAGTATGGTCCTTCTGTGGTTCTCACCAGCCCCTCCTCATATAGAACATCTCTGAGCTCCAGCTGCCTTGCAGTTGGTCTCATTCTCCTACACAACCTGCAGGCAACCTTGTACCTTGCTCTGAAAGTAGCTAATAATCCAAGCTAATACATAAAGGAGTTAACAATAGGCTAGCTATTACCTTACCTATGTTTAGGTTTTTGATACCTCTAAAAGTCAAATTCAATGCCACCTTAAGGATTCAAAATGATACCTAAACCCTCTGGCCCTCAGTGAGGAAAAGCCACAGGactggggacttttttttttttttttttttttttttttttttgggccaTGGTTCACTTTAATTCTCATCCTCTGCTTTCTAAATCATTACATATGAAAGGATTACTGATGTCTTAGAGAACAGCCTAACCAATGACCCTCATAATAAGTATATGTACCTAAtcatacaaatagaaaaacaaaggatTGTGACTCAATAATTTGACCTAATGACACAAAATTTTCTAAAACTAAATGTTTTATACATGACTAttatgtcagcctggtctataaatggagttccaggacagccagggatatacaaagaaaccctgtcacaaaagaaaaaaaaaatccattataaTGTATCTAAACATTTTGTTAGCTTTTGCAGCTGAGGATTGAACCAATGTACAAGATAGACCTAGCTCTACCAGTATTTTTTAGATAATTTAAAGGGGAatctgttctaatttttaaaaaacattttaaaattcatttctgtAAAAATTAGGattaaagctgggcgtggtggcacgcctttaatcccagcactcgagaggcagaggcagggggatcgctgtgagtttgaggccagcctggtctacatagtgagtccaggacagccaaggctacatggtgaaaccctgcctccaaaaacaaacaaacaaaaaacaaaaaacaaacaaaaattaggatTAAATTGCCTagccattttaaagtaaaaattaaatcaattttttttctctttttcttttttggtttttcgagacagggtctctcagtgtagccttggctgtcctggactcactttgtagaccaggctggcctcgaactcacagcgatccctctgcctcccgagtgctggaattaaaggcgtgggccaccacgcccggccctaaatcaatctttaaaatgGACAAAAAAGCCTACATAAAACATTCATTAGGTCATCAAAATCACCCGTTACTGGAGAACAGTTCAAACACTATACTCAGGGTTAGCAAACTGCTTCAGGGATTAAGCTCTTGGAGGTCCTTTCTCTAAATATGACAACTATTTCTCTATGTGCTTTCCTGCCAAATGAACAACCTCGGGAAGTTTTATATATGACTGAatacaaatcatttttattaCCAGTGTCGTGGTGGTTGTGTCACTCAAGGGGATGTTTGACACTAATTTCTATGGAGACTTTTTCTCTTGACAGGGTTGTTACTAAGCCTAAACCACTTTACAAGAGACACTTGCTCCCCTCCAGAAAGGGGCTGTGGAGGGGAGATGGAAATGAATGCTTCCAAACTGTTCACCGTGAAGAATGTTTTCAAAACGTGTTTAGATACCACGCATACACGTGGTACGTTCCCATCACGTGGTAGGATTCCTCCATTGGAGGGAATCAATTACTGTTATTTGTAGACAATGGGTAGAAAAGATGGCTTCGGTTGGTGTGAGTTACTCCGGCATTCTCCATCTTCTGCTACTCTGCCACCCCATctcaccctttcttcctcttcctggcatcacagcctcctcctcccaaccCTTGCTGGCCGCGCggcagttggggaggaggtcacctCTTTGCTGGATTCTTCTCCCATTTTCTACCTCTTCCACCCTTggaagcccccctccccactaTTTCAGCCAGACAAACTCTTTCTACTTGTAACCCCACCCACTTTCTCGAATTCCTCTTCCCCGTTTCTCCAACTGCCTTCAAACTAGCCCAGACTACTATTGGAACCGTTTTACCAAGATATTTAACCCTCCATCTACCGCCCTAAGAAACCATCCCCGCTTTCCTCCACAGCTCCCAAGGGTCTCCAAATCCCTCACCCTCCTCCCTAAGAATCCTCTTTCAACTATACCTTCCTCTCTGCTCAACGCTATCTAAAATTGTTCCCAGTACCCGTTCTCTAGGACACCACCCTCCTCAACTCTCCGATTCACTTCACCCACAAAGCACCACCCCTTCAAATAATGTCTCCAAGcagcttcctctcccccccccccgaccatgatttaaaataaatgtccCCTGGAACAAGCCTCACATTTCTGTCAGTTCCGCCCCAACCCCCCATTTAAGCCTCCTGCTTGCCATTCCCGCTACTTTCTGGGTTCCAAGTCCACTCGACTCCAGCAGGCCGCCCGACCCGGGGCTCAGCCCCTTTCCCAGCACGTACCTCGAGGATCCGGCCCGCGCCgccccctgcttcctcctccgcCCGCGCTCCGCCAGCCTTTTCGCCCTTCTCCCACTCCACCCAGCTCGCTCgctcccttccttctgtccttgcaCCGCTCCCCGTGCCCAAGCTCCCCCGGCTCGCATAGGGGCTTAGCCTCGGCCGCCTCGGCCCTCGCGGCCCTCGCAGCCCTCACGCTCCCCTAGCCCGGCAtgcgcccctcccccgcccgctCCCCGCCCCTCCGCTCGCCATTCTTCTCCCGGAGCCGCGCGCCCCGCCCGGCCCCGGCTCCCTAGCTGGCCGCTCCCTCCGCGCTCTCGCCCCGGTCCCCGCCTCTGGTCTCATTCCCCGCAGCCTCCCGCACCCCCCGCCCGCGGCCTAACCTGCAATGGCGGCCGCCGAGCGCGGCGCCGCGCGGCCAACGGGCGACAACCGAACCTCCCGccgccgtcgccgccgccgcGAGCATTGCCTGCGCACTTCCGGCCTCGCGCCGCCTAGTACTTCcgggacagggctggagagcgCGCGCGCACGTGGGGCCGGGGCGGAGAGAGGCGAGGTCCCGGCTAGCGAGTGCCGGTCGGTAGGTGAGTTCAGGGAGAGCCTCCCGGGCCGGCTGAAATAGTGGGCTCGGAAGAGGTGCAGCTCACCCGGGGTCGGGGGGATCGCAGACCTTGTCAGATTCCCGGTTCTGAGACGGAGTGGAAGCTACTCCGTGGACCTGGAAGAGAGCCGGGGTGTCGGACACCTCTCGCTCTTTAGTCACTCTTCAGAACCTGCCCGCTCTGCCCGCGGCTCCCTAACCTTGAGAGTAGACGAGTGAGGGGCCAACAAGTTCCACTCCCAGTAGGTGTGAGCCTGGTAGATGCCAGATCAGGCAGGCAGGGGTAATCCACCGAGTCCTGTCGCTGCCCACTTGTGCTctgggcttcccctcccccatcagcctCACGTCACTGTCTTAAGAGTGGGTCCATCCATGATTTGCAAACTTAGTACTAAATAAGTTGAAGAGAGAAGTTCTTGGTGAAATAACGATTTTCAGACTCTTCTTCTTTCAAGAGATTGAAAAAATGGGTGAATGGAGTAGGTCTATGGGGGTTAGTTTGCTGAAGCGTCCCTGTTGAGTTTCTGGAGATTGAGTCTTGCTCGGGCACGGCAGTATTATTAGAACTGAGTTTAAGCGAGAGATCGTTGGAGATTCTCCAGTTAATGTTTAACAATGACTCTTTTTGTCCCCCCAGGAATGGGTGAATTTAAGGTCCATCGCGTCCGTTTCTTTAATTATGTTCCATCAGGCATCCGCTGTGTGGCTTATAATAACCAGTCAAACAGATTGGCTGTTTCTCGAACAGATGGCACGGTGGAAATCTATAATTTGTCAGCAAACTACTTTCAGGAGAAAGTAAGTCTTTGGGGAGCCTGGTGTGGCGCTCCCGATGTTAACTTTCTTCTTAAGTTCAATTCTGCAACTTACATGGCCTGTCTTCATCGAGTGACTCTTTCCTGCTGTGAAATTGTTAGGACTACAGAGTTTCTGTGGCTTAGCTGAGATCCCTTGATTGGGCATGATCTATCTAAAGTTGTTCTAAAAGATCCTACCTAGGGATTGCGTGTCACTGTGTGCAGCTTGAGGACTGAAATTTGCTGGACTTTTTTGGCTACTACACGAGAGGAACTTTTTTAGCTCATTGTGATTTTGGCCTGAGTATGCTTTCTGTTGCCAGTGGAAAATCTTCAACTGCTGTAATGTCAGAAAACTTTAGTAACATGACAGCAAGTAGACCCCACCCCCAAGTTCACCTTTCTCCAAGAATGTAAACTGGATTATGTATTTGGGAGTAGAGGAGATTTTTAATGAGATGAAATGTCTCTTTTGGGTGCACATAAAGACCCATTCACTTTAtatgcatgagtattttgcctacatgcgTGTGCGTACTTGGAGTGTGCCTGGGGCCCAGTGGTGGTCAGGAGAGAGCAATAGAACCCCCACGAACTGGAATTAGAAGCGGTtatgcagctgggcatggtggaacacgcctgtaatcccagcactgagttcgaggccagcctggtctgcaaagagagttccaagacagccagggctgttaaacggagaaacgctgtctcgaacgCCCCCACCCCAAAAAGGTGGTTTTGAACTACCATTGGGTGCTGTGAACCCTTTGAAAGAACAAGTATTCTAAatttttgagccatctctccatctccaaagTCTTTCCCCCCAAGGACActggttactgattttttttcagatacagCATGCAACTCAGttcaaaaaagaaatgatgggCAGATGAGTCTTCAGTGCCCAGCAGCCTGGCACTTGAAGTTTAGGTGCTCTGCAAATGTTTCTAAGAGTAGTGTCGAGTACTGCTACGGAGACAGTGTCAGAGCTCTTCTTACTCCTGGAGAAAGATCTGTAAACAGCCAGTTTCTGACCTGTACAGTAAAGCTGGGAGAAGCCCCATTGGCAGGTGGCTTTAGGATCTGGTATAGGTCGACTTACTGAATGTCCTTGCCCACAACAAAGGGTCACTGCTAGAAATAGGACAAAGATTTCTGGGTGTGCACTTGTTGCGTGCTGTGGCTTCTTTTTGTCATTTATAACCACTATACTTGTGTAATTTGTATGTTTGCTTACTGCCTCTTTTCACTGCTGAACTTCAGATTTTGTAAGATGGGGACTGCGTCCGCCATGGTTGTAACTGTGCTCCGGCTTTTCATCTGGTACAAAGCTGCTGCTAGGTTAATATTCAGTCAGTCCTTCCATTCCTTACCTACCCTCCCTTATTTCCTTCTGTCATTCCCCGGTGGGTATTTTTAACAGCTAACTAATTCAGTCTCTGTTGTCTCCATGTCTCAGTTACAATTACTAACCTCTGGCGAAGTaagactcagtgggtaaaggtgcttgtttcCAAGCCTTATGACCTGTGTCTGATCTCTGcaacccacacggtggaagaagAGACCAACTcctgccagttgtcctctgaccgtaTGCACATATATTGCGTACATACACACTAAGTaactaaatataataaacatcttaatcccagcactctgaggcagagacaggcagatctctgtgggtttgaggccagcctagtctacaaagcaagtccaggacagtcaggggagttatacagagaaaccctgtctcaaaaaaaaaaaaaaaaaccaccaaagatcctgagttcaattcctaacaagcacatggtggctcataaccatctataatgagatctggtgttctggcctgcagacacatacaggcagaatactctataataataaataattctttaagaaaaaagaaaaaaaaggcctgAATGTAGTTTGAATGGAGCTTCTAAGACTGAAGGGTGCTCTTGGTTAGAGCACTTGATCAGTGACTGTGAAAGTCTAGGATAGTATAGCGCACTattgcagactttttttttttttgagacagcgtttctctgcataatagccct from Acomys russatus chromosome 26, mAcoRus1.1, whole genome shotgun sequence includes the following:
- the Chtf8 gene encoding chromosome transmission fidelity protein 8 homolog translates to MVQIVISSTGAGGLAEWVLMELQGEIEARYSTGLAGNLLGDLHYTTEGIPVLIVGHHILYGKIIHLEKPFAVLVKHTPGEQDCDELGRETGTRYLVTALIKNKILFKTRPKPIITNVPKKV
- the Derpc gene encoding decreased expression in renal and prostate cancer protein — its product is MKEPRIFPRERPTPWTRAPLPPRGRLDGSLGPQGGPVMSTGHPMGVNSDPFLMAAGSLGGNLAPFPRNPAPFPSTSGSLGSNPAHFPAGARDPSMASFPRGMNPTGTGAVSFPRPGGLLGPGPGLNPRTGTLPGPGPMSNPRLGGLPGPGPMANPRAGGLLGASPDPRGGGPMGPGCGPNLRAGVLSSGTGPPNPRPVGLGPGPSPNMRSSFLGTNPAPRSGMFPGSGLGPNPRACGLGPGLGPNPRASGLGPGPNLDTRAGGLLGTGSGLNLRMAGPQGLDLAPILRAAGLLGANSAAFSQASGNMGTNPPTMTRVPGPIGPNTGPSSRGIGLPGPNPSSMSRAPGPMGPNSAHFSRPGGPMGVNAGAFPRGSGSGGLNPTAFSQSSGTLASNPGTFQRSAGLQGSNPAIFPRASGPLGPNPANFPRATGLQGPSPAAFPRSAGPLGPGQVAFPRSAAGHLGSSPAGPMSINPAFARPTGTLGLNPASFPRMNGPITKTLVPFPRVGSLPGSNPAAFPRPGGPMAAMYPNGMLPP